One segment of Bradyrhizobium sp. WD16 DNA contains the following:
- a CDS encoding GH36-type glycosyl hydrolase domain-containing protein, with the protein MRVEIDDFAGRRRPRLKRALSLRFRRWLGTRGSSPPWDDGAPIRSELFSVERLEEHARSLASAQAVVPYHVKGPSLTARLADNEAVLLAAYRDVAKAVDAGAAITPTAEWLIDNFHVVEKQIREVRVDLPAGYYRQLPKLAGGPFAGYPRVLGVAWAYVAHTDSLFDPEVLRRYLRAYQDVQPLSIGELWAVATTLRIVLVENLRRIAERIVDSRAGRGAADIVADRLLGAGGRVVEPAGAVLPPHPETTFPDSFLMQLVHRLRDQDPGIAPALEWLDAQLARQGTTAEAVVRGEHQRQVAGTVTVRNIITSMRLITDVDWTELFERVSLVDDVFKAGSAFEHMDFPSRNLYRDAVEHLARGCELTELEIAHAAVDKARHASEARADDGDLRLTDPGYYLFAGGRAGFEVAIGFRPSPLSWPRRAYRALGIGGYVGSGAMVAAGLLAVPLSVAASGGLGWKWLLLLGILGIVPAIDLAVAFVNYLVTRGFRATLLPALELRGGVTADLRTLVAVPTLLTSLKEIEEQIGRLEIHYLASAQGDLHFALLSDWRDAPSEREDGDDELLTAAKQRIARLNQRYGPAPGGERFLLLHRRRVWSESEGCCMGWERKRGKLCELNRLLRGAKDTTFVAPSTVPDNVRYVITLDADTRLPRETVGRLIGKMAHPLNRPRFDADLGRVVEGYGILQPRVTPALPVGREGSLFLRVFSRATGIDPYAAAVSDVYQDLFGEGSYTGKGIYDVDAFEAALHGRVPESTLLSHDLFEGIFARAGLASDVEVVEDFPPRYDVAAVRHHRWARGDWQLLPWLFGRGPSRPDHRPMSAVPAIGRWKMLDNLRRSLAAPATVAALIAGWAMPLEEAAVWTVFVLSTMVLPPLIPVIAEIAPRRPGVTLRSHVQALGEDLRLALVQSGLMVVFLAHQAWLMGDAIVRTLVRLAVTRRNLLEWVPAAHAASGPRPRMPGFYRRMSGALVIGAVAMGVALFWGRQTWPLAAVFAGAWFASPIVALWASLSPRVLGRRPLAVADAASLRRIARRTWRFFQASVTPTDNMLPPDNLQEAPAFVLAHRTSPTNIGLYLLSVACARDFGWIGTIEAVERLEATLATMDRLAKHRGHFFNWYDTRDLRPLDPQYVSSVDSGNLAGHLIALANACREWRTSAVAEQQRLQGVADALDLVRDEARRLRDLRKSQAVSWRRLDDEIGRLACGLLQASADGIDIERRFADLSEQAATLADVVHQTVLEESDQAGADLQFWADAAGACIESHRRDLRATSAAALEPRLKALEEAARSTALSMEFDFLLDPDRLLLSIGYRASEGELDPRCYDLLASEARLASFFAIAKRDAPARHWFRLGRAVTAVANGAALISWSGSMFEYLMPSIVMRAPAESLIEQTNRLIVRRQIEYGTTMRAPWGVSESAYNAQDLEFTYQYSNFGIPGLGLKRGLADNAVVAPYATALACMVDPQAAVRNFERLESLGARGRYGFYEALDFTRARIPDGDRVAIVRAFMAHHQGMTITAIADALLDGLMRNRFHAEPIVEATELLLQERVPREVTATPPLVSDVMSAARIREIEGPGTWRKASPYSAAPATQLLSNGRYSVMLTAAGSGYSAWRDLAVTRWREDATCDDWGSYIFLRDIASDEVWSATYQPIGIEPEAYEVTYNEDRAAYTRRDGALVTNLEVLVSAEDDAEVRRVTIANLGDQPREIEVTSYVELVLASQAADAAHPAFSKLFIETEHLAGLGAVLATRRRRAPTEPQVWAAHLAVVDGMAAGQREFETDRARFLGRGGSIRAPGAVMGGRPLSGSTGAVLDPIFALRRRVRIAPGATARIDFWTMVASSRQEILDLADKHHDVGAFERAAALAWTQAQVQLHHLGVTRGEAGHYQRLAGHLIYAAPGLRAPSEAIESGSGGQPGLWGMGISGDLPIILVRISDLDQLDVAREALQAVEYWRMKRLAVDLVIINELASSYVQDLQSALETMVRASQSRARIGEDGPPGHTFMLRSDLTSPSAVGLLASVARIILVGARGRLADQLQRAPEARPLPRVTAPRALPASELQISRRPPGVEYFNSLGGFAEGGREYVTVLGPGQSTPVPWINVIANPDFGFLVSAEGGGYAWSVNSREHQLTPWSNDPVTDQPGQAFYLRDEETGRLWSPTALPIRDEAATYSARHGWGYSRFEHTSQGIDAELLEYVPLADPVKISRLRMRNLSSRTRRLSVTAYVEWVLGASRGAAAPSITTRIDPDSGAMLANNLWNPAFARRCAFADLAGRQTSWTGDRREFIGRNGALAWPAALINGTSLSGRVGSGVDPCAALQTTVEIAPNGVAEIVFFLGDAQDEAEARSLIARYRRSDLDAVLTEVRGFWDEIAGAVQVKTPDRSMDIMLNGWLAYQTLACRVWARSGFYQASGAYGFRDQLQDCMALATIRPSITREHLLRTASRQFVEGDVQHWWLPHSGQGVRTRISDDRVWLAYAVAHYVRVAADPLVLDEVVPFLTGQTLEPGESDSFFQPTVSNESGSLYEHCARALDASLAVGSHGLPLIGGGDWNDGMNRVGEGGRGESVWLGWLLHATLDVFATIADGRGDAARAANWRKHMQALTTGLESEAWDGDWYRRGWFDDGTPLGSATNDECRIDSISQSWAVISGAAQPDRAAQGMRALDRELILHHHGLALLFTPPFDRSALDPGYIKGYPPGVRENGGQYTHAALWSVMAFAGLGDGDKAAALFWILNPINHARTRIDMHRYKVEPYVVAADVYAAPGHVGRGGWTWYTGSAGWMQRAGIECILGLRIEGSVLRLDPCIPKSWPRFEIRLRHGSSRYEILVENPQSVQRGVAAAELDGARIAARPLAVPLEDDGAIHRLRVRLG; encoded by the coding sequence ATGCGTGTCGAGATCGATGACTTCGCGGGCCGGCGCAGACCTCGCCTCAAGCGTGCGCTGAGCTTGCGGTTTCGACGATGGCTGGGGACACGTGGATCGTCCCCGCCGTGGGACGACGGAGCTCCCATCCGGTCCGAGCTCTTCAGCGTCGAGCGGCTTGAAGAACACGCCCGCAGCCTTGCCTCCGCACAAGCGGTGGTGCCCTACCACGTCAAGGGCCCGTCATTGACGGCAAGGCTTGCCGACAACGAGGCTGTGCTTCTGGCGGCCTACCGCGACGTCGCCAAGGCTGTCGATGCGGGGGCGGCCATCACCCCGACGGCCGAGTGGCTGATCGACAACTTTCACGTGGTGGAGAAGCAGATCCGCGAGGTGCGGGTGGATCTGCCGGCCGGCTACTATCGGCAGCTGCCGAAGCTCGCCGGCGGACCCTTCGCGGGGTATCCGCGGGTGCTCGGCGTGGCGTGGGCGTACGTGGCCCACACCGACAGCCTCTTCGACCCGGAGGTGCTACGCCGCTACCTGCGCGCCTATCAGGACGTGCAGCCGCTGAGTATCGGCGAACTGTGGGCGGTGGCGACCACCCTGCGCATCGTGCTCGTCGAGAACCTCAGGCGGATCGCCGAGCGCATCGTCGACAGCCGGGCCGGGCGCGGCGCCGCGGATATCGTGGCGGACCGGTTGCTGGGGGCTGGCGGCCGCGTCGTCGAACCAGCCGGCGCCGTGCTTCCGCCGCATCCGGAGACAACGTTCCCAGACAGTTTTCTCATGCAGCTGGTCCATCGCTTGCGCGACCAGGATCCCGGCATCGCGCCGGCGTTGGAGTGGCTCGACGCGCAACTGGCCCGGCAGGGAACGACCGCCGAAGCCGTCGTCCGCGGCGAGCACCAGAGGCAGGTCGCCGGCACCGTCACGGTGCGAAACATCATCACCAGCATGCGCCTCATCACCGATGTCGATTGGACGGAGCTGTTCGAGCGCGTCAGCCTGGTCGATGACGTCTTCAAGGCCGGCAGCGCCTTCGAACACATGGATTTCCCGTCGCGCAATCTCTATCGCGACGCGGTCGAACACCTCGCTCGCGGCTGTGAGCTCACCGAATTGGAGATTGCCCACGCGGCGGTGGACAAGGCGAGGCACGCGTCCGAGGCGCGTGCCGATGACGGCGACCTCCGCCTGACAGATCCCGGTTACTATCTTTTCGCGGGCGGGCGGGCCGGGTTCGAAGTGGCGATCGGTTTCAGGCCCTCTCCGCTGAGCTGGCCGCGGCGAGCCTATCGCGCGCTGGGAATCGGCGGCTATGTCGGCTCCGGCGCGATGGTCGCAGCCGGCCTGCTGGCCGTCCCGTTGTCCGTCGCCGCATCGGGCGGCCTGGGGTGGAAATGGCTGCTGTTGCTCGGGATTCTCGGAATCGTCCCGGCGATCGACCTGGCCGTTGCGTTCGTCAACTACCTCGTCACCCGAGGCTTCCGCGCCACCTTGCTGCCGGCGCTCGAACTGCGTGGCGGTGTCACCGCGGACCTGCGCACTCTTGTCGCCGTGCCGACGTTGCTGACCTCGCTCAAGGAAATCGAGGAACAGATCGGCAGGCTCGAGATCCACTACCTGGCAAGCGCTCAGGGTGATCTTCATTTCGCACTGCTGTCCGATTGGCGCGATGCGCCAAGCGAGCGCGAGGACGGTGACGATGAGCTGCTGACTGCCGCGAAACAGCGCATCGCGAGGCTGAACCAACGCTACGGACCCGCCCCGGGGGGCGAGCGCTTCCTGCTGCTGCATCGGCGGCGCGTGTGGAGCGAGAGCGAAGGCTGCTGTATGGGGTGGGAGCGAAAGCGCGGGAAGCTGTGCGAGCTCAATCGGCTGCTGCGAGGCGCCAAGGACACCACATTCGTGGCGCCCTCGACCGTGCCCGATAACGTGCGCTACGTCATTACGCTCGATGCGGACACGCGGCTGCCGCGCGAGACGGTCGGACGGCTCATCGGCAAGATGGCGCATCCTCTCAACCGGCCGCGCTTCGACGCAGATCTGGGGCGAGTCGTCGAAGGCTACGGTATCCTGCAGCCGAGGGTTACGCCGGCCCTGCCGGTGGGACGCGAAGGTTCGCTCTTCCTGCGCGTGTTCTCCCGCGCAACCGGCATAGATCCCTACGCCGCAGCGGTCTCGGACGTGTACCAGGACCTCTTCGGTGAAGGCTCCTATACGGGCAAGGGCATCTACGACGTAGACGCCTTCGAAGCGGCGCTGCACGGACGCGTGCCCGAGTCGACGCTCCTCAGCCATGATCTGTTCGAGGGGATATTCGCCCGCGCCGGCCTGGCCTCCGATGTCGAGGTGGTGGAGGATTTTCCGCCTCGCTACGACGTTGCCGCTGTTCGTCACCACCGCTGGGCGCGTGGCGATTGGCAGCTGCTGCCCTGGCTCTTCGGACGTGGGCCCAGTCGGCCCGATCATCGGCCGATGTCGGCGGTTCCCGCGATCGGCCGCTGGAAGATGCTCGATAACCTGCGGCGGTCGCTGGCTGCACCGGCGACTGTCGCGGCGCTGATCGCAGGATGGGCGATGCCGCTTGAAGAAGCGGCGGTCTGGACGGTCTTCGTTCTGTCGACGATGGTGCTGCCGCCGCTTATTCCCGTGATCGCGGAGATCGCGCCGCGCCGTCCCGGCGTGACGCTGCGCAGCCATGTCCAGGCGCTGGGCGAGGACCTGCGCCTCGCGCTTGTCCAGTCCGGCCTGATGGTCGTCTTCCTGGCGCACCAGGCCTGGCTGATGGGGGACGCAATCGTTCGCACCCTGGTACGGCTCGCGGTTACGCGCCGCAACCTTCTCGAATGGGTCCCCGCGGCCCACGCCGCGTCCGGGCCGCGTCCACGCATGCCGGGCTTCTACCGGCGAATGTCGGGGGCCCTGGTCATCGGCGCCGTGGCCATGGGCGTGGCCCTGTTCTGGGGACGACAAACCTGGCCCTTGGCCGCCGTGTTCGCCGGCGCCTGGTTCGCCTCTCCGATCGTCGCCCTTTGGGCGAGCCTGTCGCCCCGGGTCTTGGGCCGGCGCCCGCTGGCCGTGGCCGACGCGGCCAGTCTACGCCGGATAGCCCGAAGGACATGGCGCTTCTTCCAAGCCTCGGTCACACCGACCGACAACATGCTTCCGCCGGACAATTTGCAGGAAGCTCCGGCGTTCGTGCTGGCCCATCGCACATCGCCGACCAACATCGGCCTCTATCTGTTGTCGGTCGCGTGCGCGCGGGACTTCGGATGGATCGGGACCATCGAGGCCGTGGAGCGGCTCGAGGCGACGCTCGCGACCATGGATCGGCTGGCGAAGCACCGGGGCCACTTCTTCAATTGGTACGATACCCGTGACCTGCGCCCGCTCGATCCGCAATACGTGTCCTCGGTCGACAGCGGGAACCTCGCCGGACACCTGATCGCGCTCGCCAACGCCTGCCGTGAATGGCGCACCTCGGCCGTGGCGGAGCAGCAGCGCCTCCAGGGCGTGGCGGATGCCCTCGACCTCGTTCGGGACGAGGCGCGCCGGTTGCGCGACCTGCGCAAGTCCCAGGCGGTGTCATGGCGGCGGCTCGATGACGAGATCGGACGGCTGGCTTGCGGCCTGCTTCAGGCGAGCGCCGACGGCATCGATATCGAACGGCGGTTTGCGGACCTTTCCGAACAGGCCGCGACCCTGGCCGACGTCGTCCATCAGACCGTTCTCGAAGAAAGCGACCAGGCGGGCGCGGACCTGCAGTTCTGGGCGGATGCAGCCGGTGCCTGCATAGAAAGTCACCGGCGCGATCTTCGCGCGACCAGCGCAGCCGCGCTGGAGCCGCGGCTGAAGGCGCTGGAGGAGGCGGCGCGGTCGACGGCGCTGTCGATGGAGTTCGACTTTCTGCTCGACCCCGACCGGCTGCTGCTGTCGATCGGATATCGGGCATCCGAGGGAGAGCTCGATCCGCGTTGTTATGACCTTCTCGCCTCGGAGGCGAGGCTCGCAAGCTTCTTCGCCATCGCCAAGCGGGACGCACCGGCGCGGCATTGGTTCCGGCTGGGCCGAGCGGTGACCGCGGTCGCAAACGGCGCGGCACTGATCTCGTGGTCGGGTTCGATGTTCGAGTACCTGATGCCTTCCATCGTCATGAGGGCGCCGGCCGAGAGCCTGATCGAGCAGACCAATCGGCTGATCGTCCGCCGCCAGATCGAGTATGGAACGACGATGCGGGCGCCCTGGGGCGTGTCGGAGTCCGCCTACAACGCGCAAGATCTGGAGTTCACGTACCAATACTCCAACTTCGGCATTCCGGGTCTCGGCCTGAAGAGAGGGCTGGCGGACAATGCGGTGGTCGCTCCCTACGCCACCGCTCTGGCGTGCATGGTCGATCCTCAGGCCGCAGTAAGGAACTTCGAGCGGCTCGAGTCCCTCGGCGCCCGCGGCCGTTACGGTTTCTACGAGGCGCTGGACTTCACGCGAGCCCGGATCCCGGACGGAGATCGCGTCGCCATTGTGCGCGCTTTCATGGCCCACCACCAAGGCATGACGATCACCGCGATCGCCGATGCCCTGCTGGACGGCTTGATGCGAAACCGTTTCCATGCCGAGCCGATCGTGGAAGCGACCGAGTTGCTTCTGCAGGAGCGCGTGCCGCGCGAGGTCACGGCCACTCCGCCGTTGGTCTCGGATGTGATGTCGGCGGCCAGGATCCGCGAGATCGAAGGACCCGGCACCTGGCGAAAGGCCAGCCCGTACAGCGCTGCGCCGGCCACGCAGCTGTTGTCGAACGGCCGCTACTCCGTGATGCTTACGGCGGCCGGGTCCGGCTACAGCGCCTGGCGCGACCTGGCTGTGACGCGCTGGCGAGAGGACGCCACCTGCGACGACTGGGGCTCGTACATCTTCTTGAGGGACATCGCGAGCGACGAGGTCTGGTCGGCGACCTACCAGCCGATCGGGATCGAGCCTGAAGCGTACGAGGTCACCTACAACGAGGATCGCGCCGCGTACACGCGTCGGGACGGGGCGCTGGTGACCAATCTGGAGGTGCTGGTTTCCGCCGAAGACGATGCGGAAGTGCGCCGCGTGACCATCGCCAACCTCGGCGACCAACCGCGCGAGATCGAGGTGACGTCCTATGTCGAACTGGTTCTGGCGTCACAGGCCGCAGACGCGGCACACCCGGCATTCTCGAAACTGTTCATCGAGACCGAGCATCTCGCCGGCCTCGGCGCCGTATTGGCGACGAGGCGGCGGCGGGCGCCCACGGAACCGCAGGTATGGGCTGCGCACCTGGCGGTTGTCGACGGCATGGCGGCGGGCCAGCGCGAGTTCGAGACCGATCGTGCGCGGTTCCTGGGGCGCGGCGGCAGCATTCGCGCACCGGGCGCAGTGATGGGCGGCCGGCCTCTCTCCGGCTCGACCGGTGCGGTGCTCGATCCGATCTTTGCCCTGCGCCGCCGGGTGCGGATCGCGCCGGGCGCGACGGCCCGAATCGACTTCTGGACGATGGTCGCCTCCTCACGCCAGGAGATCCTCGATCTTGCCGACAAGCACCACGATGTCGGCGCCTTCGAGCGCGCCGCCGCGCTCGCCTGGACGCAAGCCCAAGTGCAATTGCACCACCTCGGCGTGACGCGCGGCGAGGCCGGGCATTACCAGCGTCTGGCGGGGCACCTGATCTATGCGGCGCCCGGGCTCCGCGCGCCGTCGGAAGCCATCGAAAGCGGGAGTGGTGGGCAGCCGGGTCTGTGGGGCATGGGCATATCCGGCGATCTGCCGATCATCCTCGTCCGCATCTCCGACCTCGACCAACTCGACGTGGCGCGCGAGGCGCTCCAGGCGGTGGAATATTGGCGGATGAAACGGCTCGCGGTGGACCTCGTGATCATCAACGAGCTCGCTTCCTCCTACGTTCAGGATCTCCAGAGCGCGCTGGAAACCATGGTGAGGGCCAGCCAGTCCCGGGCCCGGATTGGAGAAGACGGGCCACCCGGGCACACCTTCATGCTGCGCTCGGACCTGACCTCGCCGTCGGCCGTCGGCCTTCTTGCGTCGGTCGCGCGGATTATCCTGGTCGGAGCGCGCGGACGGCTCGCCGATCAGCTTCAACGCGCGCCCGAGGCGAGGCCGTTGCCCCGGGTCACGGCACCGCGTGCTCTGCCCGCTTCCGAGCTCCAGATCTCGCGACGGCCCCCTGGCGTGGAGTACTTCAACAGCCTCGGCGGCTTCGCCGAGGGCGGCCGCGAATACGTCACGGTCCTCGGCCCGGGCCAATCGACGCCGGTGCCGTGGATCAACGTGATCGCCAATCCCGACTTCGGTTTCCTGGTGTCCGCGGAAGGCGGCGGTTACGCCTGGTCCGTGAACAGCCGCGAGCATCAGCTGACGCCTTGGTCCAACGACCCGGTCACAGATCAGCCGGGCCAGGCCTTCTATCTCCGGGACGAGGAGACCGGACGTCTGTGGAGCCCCACGGCGTTGCCGATCCGGGACGAAGCGGCGACCTATTCGGCGCGCCATGGCTGGGGTTACAGCCGTTTCGAGCACACCTCGCAGGGCATCGACGCCGAGCTCCTGGAATATGTGCCGCTCGCCGATCCGGTGAAGATCTCGCGCTTGAGAATGCGCAATCTTTCGAGCCGCACCAGACGGCTGTCGGTGACGGCATATGTGGAATGGGTTCTCGGCGCGTCCCGCGGCGCGGCGGCGCCATCGATCACCACCCGCATCGATCCGGACAGCGGGGCGATGCTTGCAAACAACCTGTGGAACCCGGCCTTCGCGAGGCGCTGTGCCTTCGCGGACCTGGCCGGGCGCCAGACGAGCTGGACGGGCGATCGCCGGGAGTTCATCGGCCGCAACGGCGCGCTCGCCTGGCCGGCGGCGCTGATCAACGGGACTTCGCTATCGGGGCGGGTCGGCTCCGGGGTGGATCCCTGCGCCGCTCTCCAGACCACGGTCGAGATCGCGCCGAACGGTGTTGCCGAAATCGTCTTCTTCCTCGGCGATGCCCAGGACGAGGCGGAGGCGCGGTCGCTGATCGCGCGCTACCGTCGGTCGGACCTCGACGCCGTGCTCACCGAGGTCCGCGGATTTTGGGATGAGATCGCCGGCGCAGTCCAGGTCAAGACACCGGACCGGTCGATGGACATCATGCTCAACGGCTGGCTCGCCTACCAGACGCTCGCCTGCCGTGTCTGGGCGCGATCGGGTTTCTATCAAGCCAGCGGCGCCTATGGCTTCCGGGACCAGCTGCAGGACTGCATGGCGCTCGCCACGATCCGCCCGTCGATCACCCGCGAACATCTCCTCAGGACCGCGAGCCGCCAGTTCGTCGAGGGCGACGTCCAGCACTGGTGGCTCCCGCACTCGGGCCAGGGCGTGCGCACGCGCATATCGGATGACCGCGTGTGGCTCGCCTACGCCGTCGCACACTATGTGAGAGTTGCCGCCGACCCCCTCGTGCTCGATGAAGTCGTCCCGTTCCTGACGGGCCAGACGCTGGAGCCGGGCGAGAGCGACAGCTTCTTCCAGCCGACCGTCTCGAACGAGAGCGGCAGCCTCTACGAGCATTGTGCCCGGGCGCTGGACGCGAGCCTGGCGGTCGGCAGCCATGGCCTGCCGCTGATCGGCGGCGGCGATTGGAACGACGGCATGAACCGTGTCGGCGAAGGTGGCCGGGGCGAGAGCGTCTGGCTCGGCTGGCTGTTGCACGCCACTCTCGACGTCTTCGCAACCATCGCCGATGGGCGCGGCGACGCAGCGCGGGCGGCGAACTGGCGCAAGCACATGCAGGCGCTGACGACTGGCCTGGAAAGCGAAGCCTGGGACGGCGACTGGTATCGGCGCGGCTGGTTCGACGACGGCACTCCGCTGGGCTCGGCAACGAACGATGAGTGCCGCATCGATTCGATTTCCCAATCCTGGGCCGTGATCTCCGGCGCGGCGCAGCCCGACCGCGCGGCCCAAGGCATGAGGGCGCTCGACCGCGAGCTGATTCTGCACCACCACGGCCTGGCGTTGCTGTTCACGCCGCCGTTCGACCGCTCGGCGCTCGACCCTGGTTACATCAAGGGCTATCCGCCGGGCGTGCGCGAGAATGGCGGCCAGTATACCCATGCCGCTCTGTGGTCCGTGATGGCCTTTGCAGGCCTCGGCGATGGCGACAAGGCGGCGGCGCTGTTCTGGATACTCAATCCGATCAACCACGCCCGCACGCGCATCGACATGCACCGCTACAAGGTGGAGCCCTATGTCGTCGCCGCCGACGTCTACGCCGCACCCGGTCATGTCGGGCGCGGCGGCTGGACCTGGTACACGGGCTCGGCCGGCTGGATGCAGCGCGCCGGCATCGAGTGCATCCTCGGACTTCGCATCGAGGGCAGTGTTCTGCGTCTCGATCCCTGCATTCCCAAGTCCTGGCCGCGTTTCGAGATCAGGCTCCGCCACGGTTCGTCACGGTACGAGATCCTGGTCGAGAACCCGCAAAGCGTGCAGCGAGGCGTCGCGGCGGCGGAGCTCGATGGCGCGAGGATCGCCGCGCGGCCGCTCGCCGTCCCCCTCGAGGATGACGGCGCCATCCATCGGCTGCGAGTCCGGCTGGGGTAG
- a CDS encoding DUF4238 domain-containing protein produces MNEPKKHHYIPQFYLSGWCASDGRVVYYRRVPGRVVEGRIAPRSTGFEENLYTLAHLHESVRQAVETEVTADVDNRASVALRKMTAARSALTLTPDERRAWSQFIVSLPIRNPEAVADIKQTPTRSVMERAFATAKQQCPEWAGEGDVHAAFEGGVDDDHLSRFVSANYGLMIISELMRNPDYHRIILDMHWWVADLAAAGISLITADRPYKTFRSIRHPRCLIYVPIGPKLAFYASPDPNKKKQLLGLPPKFIVKTMNRALAMLAAKFIYAADAQHGPLAAKWLSTR; encoded by the coding sequence ATGAACGAGCCGAAGAAGCACCATTACATTCCGCAGTTCTATCTGTCGGGGTGGTGCGCCAGCGACGGGCGCGTCGTGTATTACCGGCGCGTTCCCGGCCGCGTCGTCGAGGGCCGCATCGCGCCACGATCAACCGGCTTCGAGGAGAACCTCTATACGCTGGCGCATCTGCACGAGAGCGTGCGGCAGGCGGTCGAAACGGAAGTGACCGCCGATGTCGACAACCGGGCGTCTGTCGCGCTTCGGAAAATGACGGCGGCAAGGAGCGCGCTGACCCTGACGCCGGACGAGCGGCGCGCATGGTCGCAGTTCATCGTCTCGCTGCCGATCCGCAATCCGGAAGCCGTCGCGGACATCAAGCAAACCCCGACCCGAAGCGTGATGGAGAGGGCCTTCGCGACGGCGAAGCAGCAATGTCCCGAATGGGCCGGGGAGGGCGATGTTCACGCCGCGTTCGAGGGCGGCGTCGATGACGATCATCTGTCGCGGTTTGTATCCGCCAATTACGGCCTGATGATCATCAGCGAGCTGATGCGCAATCCCGACTATCACCGGATCATTCTCGACATGCATTGGTGGGTGGCGGACCTCGCGGCGGCCGGCATCAGCCTGATCACCGCCGACCGACCGTACAAGACATTCCGGTCGATCCGGCACCCGCGTTGCCTGATCTATGTTCCGATCGGGCCGAAGCTTGCCTTCTATGCGTCCCCTGACCCCAACAAGAAGAAACAGCTGCTCGGCCTGCCGCCGAAGTTCATCGTGAAGACCATGAACCGTGCCCTCGCCATGCTCGCGGCAAAGTTCATTTATGCCGCCGACGCGCAGCACGGCCCGCTTGCCGCGAAGTGGCTTTCGACCCGCTAG
- a CDS encoding ABC transporter ATP-binding protein has product MEGGVITPAPALVRFSGIQKTYDGEHLVVKNLDLDIRKGEFVTLLGPSGSGKTTTLMMLAGFEVPTHGEIYLADRPIKNMPPHKRDIGMVFQNYALFPHLTIEENVAFPLSVRKIDKGEARERVRTALRMIRLENLAHRRPGQLSGGQQQRVALARALVFNPRLVLMDEPLGALDKRLREQMQLEIKQLHETTGITVVYVTHDQGEALTMSDRIAVFNDGIVQQIDKPDALYERPVNSFVANFIGENNVLAGTVENIERGYCRVALAAGGSVVARAVNVAGAGAATSLSVRPERISILADRAATEGPNRLPATVQNTIYLGDHALAVLQVAGNGEFMVKLQPGAHGGLSHGQCVSITFRPEDCLALDPA; this is encoded by the coding sequence ATGGAAGGCGGCGTGATCACGCCCGCGCCAGCTTTGGTGCGCTTTAGCGGCATCCAGAAGACCTACGACGGCGAGCACCTCGTGGTGAAGAACCTCGACCTCGACATCAGGAAGGGCGAGTTCGTCACCCTGCTCGGCCCTTCGGGTTCGGGCAAGACGACGACGCTGATGATGCTGGCGGGCTTCGAGGTTCCGACCCATGGCGAGATCTACCTTGCCGACCGGCCCATCAAGAACATGCCGCCGCACAAGCGCGACATCGGCATGGTCTTCCAGAACTACGCCCTGTTTCCGCACCTGACGATCGAGGAAAACGTCGCCTTCCCGCTGTCCGTCCGCAAGATCGACAAGGGGGAGGCGCGGGAGCGCGTGCGGACGGCGCTGCGCATGATCAGGCTGGAAAACCTGGCGCACCGGCGGCCGGGGCAGCTGTCCGGCGGCCAGCAGCAGCGCGTCGCGCTGGCCCGCGCGCTGGTTTTCAACCCGCGTCTTGTGCTGATGGACGAGCCGCTGGGCGCCCTGGACAAGCGCCTGCGCGAGCAAATGCAGCTTGAGATCAAGCAACTGCACGAGACGACGGGCATCACCGTCGTCTACGTCACCCACGACCAGGGCGAGGCGCTCACCATGTCGGACCGCATCGCCGTGTTCAACGACGGGATCGTGCAGCAGATCGACAAGCCCGACGCACTGTACGAGCGCCCGGTGAACAGCTTCGTCGCCAACTTCATCGGCGAGAACAACGTGCTGGCCGGCACCGTCGAAAATATCGAACGGGGATATTGCCGCGTCGCCCTGGCCGCCGGCGGCTCCGTCGTGGCCCGGGCGGTCAACGTGGCCGGCGCCGGCGCCGCCACCTCGCTGTCGGTGCGGCCGGAGCGGATCTCCATCCTCGCGGACAGGGCCGCCACCGAGGGGCCGAACCGCCTGCCGGCAACGGTGCAGAACACCATCTACCTCGGCGACCACGCGCTGGCCGTGCTCCAGGTCGCCGGCAACGGCGAGTTCATGGTCAAGCTTCAGCCGGGCGCCCACGGAGGCCTGAGCCATGGCCAATGCGTGTCCATCACCTTCCGCCCCGAGGACTGCCTGGCCCTTGATCCCGCATGA